In Rosa rugosa chromosome 4, drRosRugo1.1, whole genome shotgun sequence, the genomic stretch tcataagaggatttattttgttttccctcaccgatatgcgttcaacatatatatcatacatttttatgtcacatgatcttaatcatatttttaattcttattaaatatatatgaatgctttaatgagtatgtagtgaaattggaaaatgaaaatagataaggaaaataataaggaatacaatctaatattattgaattggaaagtctacataaaataaatataatatttttttggtataattattgtccttaatagtcattttatagtaggtatatatgtcatttaataattcataatagagtgaggtcagtGAGCAGATttagaggtcccaatagaaactctctaacattaatctttatcttctccacccaaatttgaatttattactatttttttgccTTTTTGTTGCCTCatcatcgttaattcgttattcaatttcacaaaaccattacctttaacttcatcaaaatctttgcaatattctttgtgaacaccgaaagtaaaaatttaaaacacgaagaaaaaaaaaatccatctcttcttcattgatcatagttgtaaatttactaatctttttacatagattgaaatagagaacattgaaattgaaagaaaaattaaaaaaataggagtaaatcaaattataattttattaggaaactttaataaattttaattttttatgagtataaattaaatgagagattttcgctaaaaatatttattttttaattggatatgttaTATAATGATAAtattggaaagagaaatgagttaaataagtaaatgtaataattataattaaaatgtagggtgtaatgagcaagtagggtgaacaaagaaaattgtagggtgacaatagccgcacgCCCGCACCCAACTCAAATTTACAATCCGTTCGGGCCAGCTGTAAGTCTTGGAATGAACTAGCTTCTCTCTAAAAAAGGAGTGCCAGTAGAAGACTTTGCAGGCCGTGTTTGTTAGGGGGGATTGTGTTACCCCGGCTTAATTTCTTTTAGAGTCCTCCACTCTTCAAGCCAGGTTATGCTATAGAGTTCCTTGACCCATGTTTGGTGCCAGCGGGATTAAATATAGAACCAACCTGCAAAACCACCAACCTGCAAAACCTTCAACACCAGCAAAGCTCCAAAACCAGCAAAGCTTCAACACCACCAACCTGCAAAACCTTCAACACCCAGACACAAACCCCATTGCATTGTATTCTAtacactctctcttctctctctgtcaatgcaaacaacaaaaataattgCCAGAAGAAAACACACAAAGCACTTGAGCACACACCTTCCAACCTTTTGCTTTTAAttgctctcttttcttttcgaacccaccttttgcttctcttttcttttcaagaacCCACCTTTTGCTTTTAAttgctctcttttctttttttcctttcctgaaAATCGCGctctccttttcttctctttacacCCAACACTGCACCAGAGTGAGTGGTATTATGGGTATGAGATGGCCGTACTGAAAATGGCTCTGCCCAGCAACAATGCCAGTACCCAAGAGCAGCAGAAGCTGaagcaggaagaagaagaccaatTAGTGAAGCCAATGTTTCATGACTTTCTGGGTATGAAGCCTTCAACACCAGCAAAGCTTCAACACCACCAACCTGCGAAACCAGCATAGCTCCGAACGATGACCTCATCAGAAGGGAAGAGTAGATCGAGTGAGAGTGGCTTCCACAATCCCATGGTTtttggtgggtttgtggtagacGGTGTCGGGGTGGTTTTTGGGACTGTGGAGTCTCATTAAAAAGAGTCCCCTTGCTGCCAAACATGGGATAACTGGGATTGGACTAGATAAGAATGTCCAATCCAGTCCAATCCCGTGTAACAAACACCACCTGAGAGTTTGAtatgaatgagagagagagagagagagagagagagagagagagagagagagagagagagagagagagagagagagagggtgggGACAAATAAATAGAGGGGTGATTTGGTAAAAGAAGCACAAGTGTAGAATATAAAAATAAGAGTGCAAATTTCAATATCCTTAATTAATTGTGATTGCCGCTCCAATTTGggattgaaaaggaaaaaataagtGAATCCATTTTTGTCACTTATATAAATTAAATAATCACTTAtacaaattaaataaaaatattaaattgtTGCCGCTCCAAaggaaatttaaataaaatatttcCTTGAATTGTTGCCCATAATAGCATTTTTTTTTGGGGGCCAATATATATGTCACTTGCATCAATATTTCCATAATGTGCacattttggaaaaaaaattgtttcttTGGGCACCGTCAAACTTCCACAAAATGGTCTTTGACTACCATTTTAGAGAAAATTTTCCTTAGATGCACTTTTTAAAAAATTCATGATGCTACGTATAACGTTTTGGTACTTGAGCCTTTATACATTCAAAACACTTTAAATTACACCAAGAACTATGCAACGGAGATCCGAGAAAGTCATTGCACTCTCTATGAATTGCAATTGGATCTTCATCTCATCACACATTCACTCTCCAACTCTAGCTAGCTTATCTAGATTATCCTTCCTTAAATAGATCTCATCATCTAGTTGCATTCTCATTGTTAAGGCTTTTCATAGTCACTACTCACTATAAAATGCCCATACATATGTTCCCAGCCTCCCAGGTATGAAAAAGAATTGATTCAGGTTCAAATATATCTAGCTTTTCATTCAGTTTTAGTTTATTTAGATTTGGAAAAGCTTATTTATTCTTACAAAGTTTTAAATAacatgaaagaaagaaattaaaaaaccaACATCCTAGATTCACTATGTTCGATCTCACCCGATCTAACTACACATAACATGGCTTCTTAGCTTGATCCAGAAAACACCCTAGCTAATTCGTCTTATGAGTTGCTCTAATTAGATGACAGCAGTCACTGGACGAAGAGGAGCTGAAGCAGGGTGTGCAAAGTAGTTTTGCGGTTGTTCATGGACTCTTGCAGCTGACTTTGTGAAATACATCGGCAGATTTCCATATTTCTCAACACACCTGCTGATCTCCGAGTGTGACTGAGGCACCGACTTGCATAGTTCATCCACATTGTCATCacattcatcatcatcagcatcagcatcagcatcatcttcgtcatcatcagcATCATCATTATCATCCTCAGGATAGTCTTCTTGAGCAAACTGCACGTTTTCCATTTCAAGCTCTTCATCATTTTCCTCACACACGTCCAAATGTCCACCAAACGATTCAGTCACATCATAAGTCGTTAGTATGGTGTTGTCCAGAGGCACAAGCTTCAACACAAGGCGGCCGCTGTCACGTTCGGCTTCGAAGTACTCATGGTGCCGTGCTTTCTCTCCTTTCAGAATTAGCCTTCCATTAGAGTAATGCCTAGTCAGATTCCAAGGCATGCGACATTGCAAATTCCTCGTTTGTGCCAGAAGCGGTATTGGTGGTGGAAATTCCCTTTTCACCCTTTTGCTTCCTCGAGTACTTTTCCTCTTGGGGTAACTGCTGGTCGTCATTGACATTAACATATCGTCGTTAGAGGTTGTCATGTAGGCGACGCCACTGTCTGTTCCGAGCAAGTCGTCCATCATAGACGAAGTCCACGACGACGAGTTATCCAATAACGACCACGAATAAGTGAGTGAAGACTGCGAAGATGGCGATGGTGGTGCGAGCTTGTAGTTCTTGTGAACGATGTGGCCATGATTATGGGATTTAGGGttgaaaattagggttttgagaCCCGACTTGAGATTTTGATGCATCGAATCTTTTGGGGTTTGCATGTGACATGTTGACCTCGAACCCCACAACAAACAGATAGAGGAAATTATGGATTTATAAGCAGTGCAGATAAATGACCTTCCACTCGTGAAATCCATGGTGTGATTTGACCTGCAAGTAATTCATGATCGAAGGAAGATTAGTATGATTTAATTTATAGTGGATTAAAAGGGATGTAATTACTGATTTGAGTTGGGTCTTATCCAGTGTTTGTAAAAAGGACAAGATCTCTattcaataattaaaaaaaaaggacaagatTTAATCTCTGTAGTTGAGAGCTGGTAGTTTATAGCGGACTATACGTGTGGAGTTATGGTGGAAGAAAATTCTTCTACCTCTTAACAGCTATACTTTGTCTGCTTTCACTGCACCGTTTCATCTATCTGCTTGGATTTTACTTCCTGCTATTAATGATTCAAATTTAAGAAATatagaaaagaatgaaaatcgATTAGATTCTTAGAATGAGGATTAGGTTGCAATATTCTCCCAagaaataaaacctagaaaacaaATACACAATCATAGATGATATGCAAGAGCATAAATTAAGTGTCATTCATTTCCATAAAGATTTACTTGCCAAAATCCCTGTTTTCAGAGCATAAATCAAGATGTGATTCATTTTTCCATACCAAAAAAAGTATCTCATTATCAATTTGAAACtgagaagaggaaaaagaatTGTGAGGTGGATGTAATCCCTTGATTATAATGAAGGCTAGGATAAACAAGACTGTATCGGATCTCTGCAAAAATTTGGATAACAAACTATTCAAGAGTTTGACCCTGAGTGGAAAATCTAGCAAATAACTCTTTAATGAAAAACTATTATCATTAAAATTAATTtactttgttgacattttgaaAAATTAAATCCGTGGTATAATCTTCAAGCTTTCAGTCTTAAATTAATTTTGAATAAAATTTTTCTATGACATTCAAATGTTTGGACAATATATGTCATTAGATTATCAATATGAATCATCGGTCATGACGGTAAATATTAATTGATATGGTAACAATATCAAAACAAACCAAAtactaaattaataaaaataagaagTTCTCAAAAGAAGATGTTGAGTTTTCTTTTTTAGTCCAAAAAGAAAAGGTTGTGTGTGATTTGATAGAAAAGCAAGTATTAACACACACCTTCATAATTGTCTTCTTCAGTTTGAATGATGATATATCTCACACAAGATATATGATCACCAAAAATCACAACGAACAAAGACATTCAAGGTTGGTGAAGAGAAGCATATAATTAACCAAAAATTCAACCACAATTATATGCAAGAAATTAAGGGAAATGAGGAAGAAGGAATGGTTTACTTACTCTAGCTATGTGCATTATATGATCAGTAAtgcaatttctctctctctcgcagaaagacagagagagagagagacaataGACAGCTGAGAGAGATTAAGAGAAAAGCATTGCCCAGCTTGCAACCACCTCTGAGTGCTCTGTAAGCCTTTATAGGAGAGAAGCTTAGCACTTAACCGAGTTGGATTACCTTGATTGCCCGTGATTTCGACCTAAACGACAACCCTTGACGCACACACTTCCCAAGGGCACAGAAGTCATTTCTCGCTCACCCTGAAACGGCTGCTTCTATTCTGGAATCGGCGGAGGGCTGTGTTCGTCTGCATTTGGCTTTGGCATCTGATTATTGTAACCGGCAATAAACAGGGTATCAGCTGACTCCGCTGGGGTTGTATCATGTGATTGGTGGGCCTGATGAAACAGGAGGGGTGAGTTGCACAGGAGATCACAGTGATATACAACTACGAACTGAATTTGTCTGGTTTTGTATCTCTGGCTTCCATGTTTGATGCCAGGTCTGTTCTTCACTTCTCCACCAACCACCATATGAGACACGTAGAACCCTTCTTTGGATGTTTATATAGAAACACATTTTACTTGCGCATGCATCTCGTCGTGTTCAATGAGATTTGCTTGCACATGACAGGCACACGTACTCTAGCAAAATAGtgtaaaaagtaaaattttcgGACACAGAAATGTTTTACGCCTATGGGCGCCGAGGCTGGGATAAATGTTGGTGGTTTTTAAGTTTTATGTTAATACCTTCCGTATTTATGTTCAAAATTGCGCACACTTATTAAGTTCTAATTTTACCTTATATATGTAACTCTAAAATGACGTCGTTTTGGATATAAATGAATATCAAAATTAATAAACTCACcgccgtttttttttttccttctccaaTCTAGCTCTGTTAGGGTTTTAGACAGATCGCCGGCCTCTCTTACACCTTTATCATCTTCTCCAATGACTACTTGGGGATTCAAATTTTACTCTATTCTCTTGAAGATGGAGGAGGTGGACGCCTTCATCTTGAAATCGCGGAGGATGACGGTGAATTTGTGGGGATGCTAGGTTCGAGCATGTCTAGCAACGTAAGGTTGGATATGATGAGTAGGAGGTTCAATACGGTAATATTTTTGGTTGGTGGTTCGATTGGCGTGGGAGGGCACCGTATCTGAGCGGAAGAGAGGAGTCTGGACGGGATTTGGTGGATCTAGCTCACTCTGAGTCGGATCGAATTGCTGGTTTTCAAGATGTGGTATGGTTGGGGCTTCAGAGCAGCAGTGGTGGTTTTCAACCGTGTTCTTAGGATGTTTATCCTGGTGAAGTCGCTGTTTGTTTACAAGGAGTGACAAGGGAGGTTGCTACCTCACCAACTGAGTCAAACCAGGCCGCTATCATCGATGACAGTTCCCGGCGGTGGTTTTAGACTGTGTTCCTAGGATGTTTATCTTGGTGAAGTCGCTGTTTGTTTACGAGGAGCGACTCACCAATTGAGTCAAACCAGGCGGCTATCATCGATGACAGTTCCCGGTGGTGGTTTTTGACTCTGTTCCTAGGATGTTTATCTTGGTGCAGTCGCTGTTTGTTTACGAAGAGTGACGAGGGAGGTTGCTACCTTACGAACTGAGTCAAATCAGGCCGGTATCAGCGGCGACAGTGTTTTGATAGAGGATCACGACGGCGGCACGGAGAAAGGTGGCTGCTGATTGGAAAACTGATCCAGCTCTAGGGCTTCTAGGTGTTGGCCTTTTGGAGTAGGCTGTGCATGGAGTGGACTTGGTAGGCTTGGGTCCATAGGGACCCtagtgttttcttttttctttttaactttGGTCATTATTCCTTCTTTATCAAAGGGGAATATGACTATCTTGTTCTTATTGAGTGAAGAAATCGCAATGGAAATAGTAGCTCTTTTGTCCTTTAATTCCTTTCGGGGCTCTAATTTCCTTGGTTTAGGGCATAATTCTAAAAGTGGGTGTGGTAGGTAGCTTATTTTAGTGTAGGGATAGGATACCAAGTAATGAATCTTTCTAGACCCTAAGAGCATATGCCACCATAGGCCAAAGGCCAAATATATTTAGCCTACCAAAAAGAGAATATTCCCTCTAAGATACCTATTT encodes the following:
- the LOC133706695 gene encoding uncharacterized protein LOC133706695; translation: MKRCSESRQSIAVKRSNHTMDFTSGRSFICTAYKSIISSICLLWGSRSTCHMQTPKDSMHQNLKSGLKTLIFNPKSHNHGHIVHKNYKLAPPSPSSQSSLTYSWSLLDNSSSWTSSMMDDLLGTDSGVAYMTTSNDDMLMSMTTSSYPKRKSTRGSKRVKREFPPPIPLLAQTRNLQCRMPWNLTRHYSNGRLILKGEKARHHEYFEAERDSGRLVLKLVPLDNTILTTYDVTESFGGHLDVCEENDEELEMENVQFAQEDYPEDDNDDADDDEDDADADADDDECDDNVDELCKSVPQSHSEISRCVEKYGNLPMYFTKSAARVHEQPQNYFAHPASAPLRPVTAVI